In Pseudomonas sp. Leaf58, one DNA window encodes the following:
- the mnmH gene encoding tRNA 2-selenouridine(34) synthase MnmH, whose product MRPDCTDFRQLFLDDVPMMDMRAPVEFAKGAFPGVVNLPLMNDQERQKVGTCYKQQGQAAAIALGHQLVSGTTKQVRLEAWAAFAQAHPEGYLYCFRGGLRSQIVQGWLRDEAGIQYSRVKGGYKAMRTFLLETTQQAVAQCDFVLVGGLTGTGKTEVLHQLGNVLDLEGHANHRGSSFGKRATAQPAQIDFENQLAIDVLKKRDRGIEQFVLEDEGRIVGSCTVPLELYQGMQQYPLVWLEDSFANRVERILRDYVINLSAEFVSVHGEEHGRQLFAERMLQSMANIYKRLGGERYQRLSEILREALEEQQRSGAVDLHRGWIEGLLNEYYDPMYAYQRDAKAERIEFAGDAVEVREYLKARALREPRK is encoded by the coding sequence ATGCGCCCCGACTGCACCGACTTCCGCCAGCTGTTTCTCGACGACGTGCCGATGATGGACATGCGCGCCCCGGTCGAATTTGCCAAAGGTGCCTTCCCCGGCGTGGTCAACTTGCCGCTGATGAACGACCAGGAGCGGCAAAAAGTCGGCACCTGCTACAAGCAACAGGGCCAGGCTGCGGCCATCGCCCTGGGCCACCAACTGGTCAGCGGCACCACCAAGCAGGTACGCCTGGAGGCCTGGGCAGCGTTCGCCCAGGCTCACCCTGAGGGCTACCTGTACTGCTTCCGTGGCGGCCTGCGCTCGCAGATCGTGCAAGGCTGGCTGCGCGATGAGGCGGGCATCCAGTACTCACGCGTCAAAGGCGGCTACAAGGCCATGCGTACCTTCTTGCTGGAAACCACCCAGCAGGCAGTGGCGCAATGCGATTTCGTGCTGGTCGGCGGCTTGACCGGCACCGGCAAGACCGAGGTGCTGCACCAGCTGGGTAATGTGCTTGACCTCGAAGGCCACGCCAACCATCGCGGCTCCAGCTTTGGCAAGCGCGCCACTGCGCAGCCGGCGCAGATCGACTTTGAAAACCAGCTGGCCATCGACGTTCTGAAAAAGCGCGACCGGGGCATCGAGCAGTTCGTGCTGGAGGATGAAGGCCGCATCGTAGGCAGTTGCACGGTGCCGCTTGAGCTGTACCAGGGCATGCAGCAGTACCCGCTGGTGTGGCTGGAAGACAGCTTCGCCAACCGTGTTGAGCGCATCCTGCGCGACTATGTGATCAACCTCAGCGCCGAGTTCGTCAGCGTGCATGGCGAAGAACACGGCCGCCAGCTGTTTGCCGAGCGCATGCTGCAGAGCATGGCCAATATCTACAAGCGTTTAGGGGGCGAGCGCTACCAGCGCTTGTCCGAGATCCTCCGCGAAGCCCTGGAAGAGCAGCAGCGCAGTGGCGCGGTAGACCTGCACCGGGGCTGGATCGAAGGCTTGCTGAACGAGTACTACGACCCGATGTACGCCTACCAACGCGATGCGAAGGCAGAGCGTATCGAATTTGCTGGGGATGCAGTGGAAGTGCGCGAATACCTCAAGGCCCGAGCACTGCGCGAACCGCGCAAGTAG
- a CDS encoding phosphonate ABC transporter ATP-binding protein, with amino-acid sequence MAIQLHGAGLRHGQVRALDAVSLRIGQGERVAIIGPSGAGKSSLLHLMATAIQPSSGRLELLGEQPWALSASARQRLRARVGLVHQAPPLPPRQRVVTAVLAGRLGQWGVLRGLLNLLYPSDVPGARQVLAELGLADKLFVQCAQLSGGQLQRVGIARALYQRPQLLLTDEPVSAMDPVLADHSLALLNRHAQANGVTLVASLHAVEMALAHFPRVIGIREGQVAFDCPAQAVTEQLLDALYANEQLPSPPSQGPTLTVQIPRC; translated from the coding sequence GTGGCTATCCAGCTGCACGGGGCGGGGCTGCGGCATGGCCAGGTGCGTGCGCTTGACGCGGTTTCCCTGCGCATCGGCCAGGGCGAGCGCGTGGCTATCATCGGGCCTTCGGGGGCGGGCAAGTCCAGCTTGCTGCACCTGATGGCCACCGCCATCCAACCTAGCAGCGGGCGCCTGGAGCTGCTCGGCGAGCAGCCGTGGGCGTTGTCGGCCAGTGCACGCCAGCGCCTACGCGCGCGCGTGGGCCTGGTGCACCAAGCACCGCCCTTGCCGCCACGCCAGCGGGTAGTCACGGCAGTGCTGGCCGGCCGCCTGGGGCAGTGGGGCGTGCTGCGAGGCTTGCTCAACTTGCTGTACCCCAGCGATGTGCCGGGGGCCCGGCAGGTGTTGGCCGAGCTCGGCCTGGCTGACAAGTTGTTCGTGCAGTGTGCTCAATTGTCTGGTGGCCAGCTGCAGCGGGTGGGCATTGCCCGCGCGTTGTACCAGCGGCCGCAGCTGCTGTTGACCGACGAGCCGGTGTCGGCCATGGACCCGGTGCTGGCCGACCATAGCCTGGCCTTGCTCAACCGCCACGCCCAGGCCAATGGCGTGACCCTGGTGGCGAGTTTGCATGCCGTGGAGATGGCATTGGCGCACTTCCCGCGGGTAATCGGTATCCGCGAAGGGCAGGTGGCGTTCGACTGCCCGGCGCAAGCGGTGACCGAGCAATTGCTGGATGCGCTGTACGCCAATGAACAACTGCCCTCGCCGCCAAGCCAGGGCCCGACCCTGACTGTGCAGATACCGCGATGCTGA
- the selD gene encoding selenide, water dikinase SelD, translated as MSAPIRLTQYSHGAGCGCKISPKVLDVILAESGAQALDPKLWVGNASRDDAAVYALDDERGVVSTTDFFMPIVDDPYDFGRIAATNAISDIYAMGGDPLMAIAILGWPVNVLPPEVAREVIRGGRAVCAEAGIPLAGGHSIDAPEPIFGLAVTGVVSKRHLKRNDTATAGCRLYLTKPLGIGILTTAEKKAKLRAQDQGLARDWMCTLNTPGSRFGKLDGVKAMTDVTGFGLLGHLVELAEGSGLTAHLDYTAVPRLPSVDHYLAEGCIPGGTLRNFDSYGHKIGALSDDQKHLLCDPQTSGGLLVAVTPEGEAEFLAMASELGLQLSPIGQLVERQRHAVEVV; from the coding sequence ATGAGCGCGCCGATTCGCCTGACCCAGTACAGCCATGGTGCCGGCTGTGGCTGCAAGATCTCCCCCAAGGTGTTGGATGTCATCCTCGCCGAAAGCGGCGCCCAGGCCCTGGACCCGAAGCTGTGGGTTGGCAACGCCTCGCGCGACGATGCTGCCGTTTACGCGCTGGACGACGAGCGCGGCGTGGTCTCGACCACCGACTTTTTCATGCCAATCGTCGATGACCCGTACGACTTCGGCCGCATCGCCGCCACCAACGCCATCAGTGACATATACGCCATGGGCGGCGACCCGCTGATGGCCATTGCCATCCTCGGCTGGCCGGTCAACGTGCTGCCGCCGGAAGTAGCCCGCGAAGTGATCCGGGGTGGCCGTGCAGTGTGCGCCGAAGCCGGCATCCCGCTGGCCGGCGGCCACTCCATCGACGCCCCCGAACCCATCTTCGGCCTGGCCGTCACCGGCGTGGTCAGCAAGCGCCACCTCAAGCGCAACGACACAGCCACTGCAGGCTGCCGCCTGTACCTGACCAAGCCGCTGGGCATTGGCATCCTCACCACCGCCGAGAAAAAGGCCAAGCTGCGCGCCCAGGACCAAGGCCTGGCCCGCGACTGGATGTGTACCCTCAACACCCCCGGCAGCCGCTTCGGCAAGCTCGATGGGGTCAAGGCCATGACGGATGTCACCGGTTTCGGCCTGCTCGGCCACCTGGTGGAGCTGGCCGAAGGCAGTGGCCTCACCGCGCACCTGGACTACACCGCCGTACCGCGCCTGCCCAGCGTCGACCACTACCTGGCCGAGGGCTGCATACCCGGCGGCACCCTGCGCAACTTCGACAGCTACGGCCACAAGATCGGCGCCCTCAGCGACGATCAGAAGCACCTGCTGTGCGACCCGCAGACCAGCGGTGGCCTGCTGGTGGCGGTTACCCCGGAGGGTGAAGCCGAGTTCCTGGCGATGGCCAGCGAGCTGGGCCTGCAACTGTCGCCAATCGGCCAACTGGTCGAGCGACAGCGCCACGCGGTCGAGGTGGTCTGA
- the phnE gene encoding phosphonate ABC transporter, permease protein PhnE: MNRAINLLLLGAIVAAVLASFAYLELDLQAVVSNGGLGQMGEYAGRFLHPDLSAGHLKAVWHGALETLAMSGLGTLLAMVLGMLLALPAAGRFGWPLQGAARLLLNALRAIPELVWAALTVLAAGLGPNAGTLALALHTAGVLGRLFAEALENAPVEPAAAIRLQGGSQVAAFCFGTLPNLWPQLLAYSLYRWENNIRMASVLGFVGAGGLGQMLYTTLSLFQEAQASTVIIGMLVLVLLVDALSDVLRQRYVRA; this comes from the coding sequence ATGAACCGGGCAATCAACTTGTTGCTGCTGGGCGCCATCGTGGCGGCAGTGCTGGCTTCGTTCGCCTACCTGGAGCTAGACCTGCAAGCCGTGGTCAGCAACGGTGGGTTGGGGCAGATGGGCGAGTACGCCGGGCGCTTCCTGCACCCGGACCTGTCTGCCGGGCACCTGAAGGCGGTGTGGCATGGGGCGCTGGAGACCCTGGCTATGTCTGGCCTGGGTACGTTGTTGGCGATGGTCCTGGGGATGTTGTTGGCACTGCCGGCGGCCGGTCGCTTCGGTTGGCCGTTACAGGGCGCAGCGCGGTTGCTGCTCAATGCCCTGCGCGCCATTCCAGAGCTGGTATGGGCAGCGCTGACGGTGCTGGCGGCTGGGCTTGGGCCGAATGCCGGTACCCTGGCGTTGGCGCTGCACACCGCTGGCGTGCTGGGGCGGCTGTTTGCCGAGGCCCTGGAGAATGCGCCAGTGGAGCCAGCGGCGGCGATCCGTTTGCAGGGTGGTAGCCAAGTGGCGGCGTTCTGCTTTGGCACCTTGCCTAACCTCTGGCCGCAGTTACTGGCCTATAGCTTGTACCGTTGGGAGAACAACATCCGCATGGCCAGTGTGCTGGGCTTTGTCGGGGCGGGCGGGTTGGGGCAGATGCTGTACACCACCTTGAGCCTGTTCCAGGAGGCCCAGGCCAGCACGGTGATCATCGGCATGCTGGTGCTGGTGTTGCTGGTGGATGCGTTGAGTGATGTGTTGCGCCAGCGCTATGTGCGGGCCTGA
- a CDS encoding ABC transporter permease, protein MLKRDARDPALLPRLLLALLAVAVLWPGIRLSELNPWVLLQAENRQQIASFTRAFWPPAHAADFLSLLYEATLQTLAVATAGMALALLLAVPTSLLASRALSLRAASRGGRPGLWSRLLRLPVRGLLIFLRSVPEIVWALLFVRAVGLGPTAGVLAIAITYSGMLGKVYAEIFESVDQRPAHALLQAGSGRLAAFLYGILPNAAPEVVSYTVYRWECAVRASVVMGFVGAGGLGQQIDLSMRMFAGAEVASMLLTFLLLVILADLLSRLLRWRLA, encoded by the coding sequence ATGCTGAAGCGTGATGCCCGCGACCCGGCCTTGTTGCCGCGGTTGCTGCTGGCCTTGCTGGCCGTGGCCGTACTGTGGCCGGGTATTCGGTTGAGCGAGCTGAACCCCTGGGTGCTGCTGCAGGCGGAAAACCGGCAGCAGATTGCCAGTTTCACCCGCGCGTTCTGGCCGCCGGCACACGCTGCCGATTTTCTTTCGCTGTTGTACGAAGCCACCTTGCAGACCCTGGCCGTGGCCACTGCCGGCATGGCGCTGGCGTTGTTGCTGGCGGTCCCTACCAGCCTGTTGGCCAGCCGAGCCTTGTCGCTGCGTGCTGCCTCGCGTGGCGGGCGGCCCGGGTTGTGGTCACGGTTGTTGCGCCTGCCGGTACGCGGGTTGCTGATTTTCCTGCGTAGCGTGCCGGAGATTGTTTGGGCACTGTTGTTCGTGCGCGCCGTGGGGCTGGGGCCGACGGCGGGCGTGCTGGCCATCGCCATCACCTACAGCGGCATGCTGGGCAAGGTCTACGCCGAAATTTTCGAGTCGGTCGACCAGCGCCCGGCCCATGCCTTGTTGCAGGCTGGCAGTGGCCGACTGGCGGCATTTCTCTACGGCATTTTGCCGAATGCTGCACCCGAAGTGGTGTCCTACACCGTGTACCGCTGGGAGTGTGCGGTGCGGGCTTCGGTGGTGATGGGCTTTGTCGGTGCTGGCGGGCTGGGGCAGCAGATCGACCTGTCGATGCGGATGTTTGCCGGTGCAGAAGTGGCAAGCATGCTGCTGACATTCCTGCTGCTGGTGATCCTGGCCGACCTGCTCAGCCGCTTGTTGCGCTGGAGGCTGGCATGA
- a CDS encoding GNAT family N-acetyltransferase → MTPPRSFPSDLCLDSPRLQLRPMRHADAAQWLAIMADPEVMRYWHHAPWQNLAEAESALAADREAYANGDQLKLGMYRRDNGELIGMVQLFNIDDVSRRGEIGYCLASAVQGRGYMDEALTCFIDYLAHTLHMRRLEGEIDPRNQGSARTLERQGFVLEGTLRARWCVAGELSDSGIYGLLLEPPVA, encoded by the coding sequence GTGACCCCACCCCGCAGTTTCCCCAGTGACCTCTGCCTCGACAGCCCGCGCCTGCAATTGCGCCCTATGCGCCATGCCGATGCTGCGCAGTGGCTGGCGATCATGGCCGACCCCGAGGTCATGCGTTATTGGCACCATGCCCCCTGGCAAAACCTGGCCGAAGCCGAAAGCGCCCTGGCCGCCGACCGCGAAGCCTATGCCAATGGCGACCAGCTCAAGCTCGGCATGTACCGACGTGACAACGGCGAACTGATCGGCATGGTTCAGCTGTTCAACATCGACGATGTCTCCCGCCGTGGCGAGATCGGCTACTGCCTGGCAAGTGCGGTGCAAGGCAGGGGCTACATGGACGAAGCTTTGACCTGCTTCATCGACTACCTGGCGCACACCCTGCACATGCGCCGCCTGGAAGGTGAGATCGACCCCCGTAACCAAGGCTCGGCACGCACCCTGGAGCGCCAAGGCTTCGTGCTCGAAGGCACGTTGCGGGCACGTTGGTGCGTAGCCGGCGAGCTATCGGACTCGGGTATTTACGGTTTGCTGCTGGAACCGCCGGTTGCCTGA
- a CDS encoding YkgJ family cysteine cluster protein has translation MSEYNPCLDCGACCGYFRVSFFWGECQSSGGVVPDDLVVQINPTRVAMIGTDAKPSRCISLQGEIGQQVACSIYANRSSPCREFEASWVGGVHNPSCDDARAAYGLPPLTPPEANEPHWPDDGAEVA, from the coding sequence ATGTCCGAATATAACCCTTGCCTTGACTGCGGCGCTTGCTGCGGGTACTTCCGTGTGTCCTTCTTCTGGGGCGAATGCCAGTCTTCCGGGGGCGTTGTGCCGGACGACCTGGTGGTACAGATCAACCCCACCCGCGTTGCCATGATTGGCACCGACGCCAAGCCTAGCCGCTGCATCAGCCTGCAGGGCGAGATTGGCCAGCAGGTGGCGTGCAGCATCTACGCCAACCGCTCCAGCCCCTGCCGCGAGTTCGAGGCGTCGTGGGTGGGTGGGGTGCACAACCCCAGCTGCGACGATGCGCGGGCCGCGTATGGGCTGCCACCGCTGACTCCGCCGGAGGCCAACGAGCCGCATTGGCCGGATGATGGGGCCGAGGTGGCCTGA
- a CDS encoding putative selenate ABC transporter substrate-binding protein, giving the protein MLKRPLALAAGLVLSCCAVVAQAADTLRVSAIPDEAPTELQRKFKPLGEYLAKQLGMDVKFVPVADYPAVVESLASDRLDLAWLGGFTFVQVHLKDPTATPLVQREQDAQFTSKFITANPDVKSLADLKGKSFAFGSISSTSGSLMPRYFMLKQDNIKPEDYFSRVAYSGAHDATVAWVQAGKVDGGVLNASVWQKLVDAGKVDTSKVKVFATTPTYYDYNWTVRGNMAPALKDKIKKAFLDLDPANPEHKAILDLQAASRFIETKPENYAGTEQAAREAGLLK; this is encoded by the coding sequence ATGCTCAAACGCCCCTTGGCGCTCGCCGCCGGCCTCGTGCTGTCTTGCTGTGCCGTTGTCGCCCAGGCCGCTGACACCCTGCGGGTCAGTGCCATCCCTGACGAAGCGCCAACCGAACTGCAGCGCAAGTTCAAGCCGTTGGGTGAGTACCTGGCCAAGCAGCTGGGCATGGACGTGAAGTTCGTGCCGGTAGCCGACTACCCGGCAGTGGTCGAATCGTTGGCCTCCGACCGCCTGGACCTGGCCTGGCTGGGTGGTTTCACGTTCGTTCAGGTGCACCTCAAGGACCCGACCGCCACGCCGCTGGTACAGCGTGAGCAGGATGCGCAATTCACCTCTAAGTTCATCACTGCCAACCCCGACGTGAAGAGCCTGGCCGACCTCAAGGGCAAGTCGTTTGCCTTCGGTTCCATCTCGTCAACTTCGGGCAGCCTGATGCCGCGTTACTTCATGCTCAAACAGGACAACATCAAGCCTGAAGACTACTTCAGCCGCGTTGCCTACTCGGGTGCCCATGACGCTACCGTAGCCTGGGTGCAGGCCGGCAAGGTCGATGGCGGCGTGCTCAACGCCAGTGTCTGGCAGAAGCTGGTGGATGCCGGCAAGGTCGACACCAGCAAGGTCAAAGTGTTCGCCACCACCCCGACCTACTACGACTACAACTGGACCGTGCGCGGCAACATGGCCCCGGCGCTGAAAGACAAGATCAAAAAGGCCTTCCTCGACCTCGACCCGGCCAACCCGGAGCACAAGGCGATCCTCGACCTGCAGGCCGCCAGCCGCTTCATCGAGACCAAGCCTGAAAACTACGCGGGCACCGAGCAGGCGGCACGCGAGGCCGGCCTGCTCAAGTGA
- a CDS encoding GNAT family N-acetyltransferase has translation MHLTLRPVQPDDIPAICSFPQSPDELFYMFPKATSPLNPAQLSDAIAQRSGSSVVESNGSVLAFANFYKTEHGGVCALGNVVVAPAARGQGVARYLVTAMIDLARQQYAAREVWVSCFNHNTAGLLLYPQLGFVPFGIEERQAWDGTRVALVQMKQVLS, from the coding sequence ATGCACCTGACCCTCCGCCCGGTACAGCCCGACGACATCCCGGCGATCTGCAGCTTCCCGCAGAGCCCGGACGAGCTGTTCTACATGTTCCCCAAAGCCACCTCCCCTCTAAACCCCGCCCAGCTAAGCGATGCCATCGCCCAGCGCAGCGGCTCCTCGGTAGTCGAAAGCAACGGCTCGGTGTTGGCCTTCGCCAACTTCTACAAAACCGAACACGGTGGCGTGTGCGCCCTGGGCAATGTCGTCGTGGCCCCAGCCGCCCGCGGCCAGGGCGTGGCCCGCTACCTGGTAACCGCCATGATCGACCTCGCCCGCCAGCAATACGCTGCCCGGGAGGTTTGGGTGTCATGCTTCAACCACAACACCGCAGGCTTGCTGCTTTATCCACAGCTGGGCTTTGTGCCGTTCGGCATCGAGGAACGGCAGGCGTGGGATGGCACGCGGGTGGCATTGGTACAGATGAAGCAGGTGCTCAGCTAA